Within the Candidatus Woesearchaeota archaeon genome, the region CGGTGATGCTTTTGGAGCAACAACTCACGCTGATTTATTTTTAAGAGCAAAAGAAAAAAACATTCAAATAAAAATATATCATAACGCATCAATAATGAATGCAATAGGAGAAACAGGACTAGAACTATATAAATTAGGAAAAACAACAAGCGTAGTGTTTGACGACAACAACTGGCTGCCAGAAACTCCATACAATGTAATAAACGAAAACCTGAAAAGAGGACTACACACGCTCTGTTTACTAGATATAAAAGTAGCAGAACCAACTCCAGAAAATATAAGAAAAGAACTAGATAAGCCAGAACCTCCAAGGTTCATGACAATAAACAAAGCAATAAAAATACTAAAGAAGTTAGAAGAAAAAAAACAAAACAAAATAATCTCTGATGAAACTATTGGAATAGGAATAGCAAGAATTGGCGCAGAAGATCAAATAATAAAAACAGCAACGCTAAAAGAACTAGAACAAACAAACTTCGGAAAAGAAATGCATTCTCTAATAATTCCAGGAAAACTTCACGAAATAGAAGAACAAATGATAAACCAACACAAATAAGAAAAACTGGCGCTTAAAAATAATAAACATTATTATCAACGTATAAAATTATCAAAAAAATCAAAAACCATAACGCCTAGATCTAATATTTTTTTCTTCACGAATAAAATTCCTAATCAACTCAATCGTTGATTGCCTAGATGGCTGGCTCAAAGAAACAACTCCTAAACCAACAGGATTCAAAAATTTATTCGAATAATCTACACGAACAGGATCTTCGAAATAATTATTAAAATGGTCTCCCCCAACCAAATTAACTGAAGATTCATTAGTATCAATAGCTCTAAGATAAAAAACAGGACTAATTAAAACAGGTTTCCTGGCTACGTTGCTCAAACGAATATTTTTATTTTTCTTTCTTTCAACAGCATAAGCAACAGGTGCTCCCCCCCTATACGCATCATCATTAAAAAAAGAAGTATCATTAACTTGATACAAAGCAACATGCTTACTATCAAAAGAAACATGAAATAGTCTTCGAAGAAATACATCTTCTTTCTTTTTAGAGTCAACAGAATAACAATTCAAAATATGGGGTAAATCGTTCAAAGCAAGAACATTTTCGTCAAAACCAACATATATTTTTTCAAAAAAACCGAGCTTTTTAGCAGTCACATTCTCAACAGATTTAATCATGTGTTTAGAATAAAAATCGATATTTTTTTTCAAATCAGAATC harbors:
- the dph5 gene encoding diphthine synthase is translated as MTLHIISLGLGNLRDITINGMNAIMKSKLVFLENYTAIMNCTQKEMENFYQKKIILATRELVEKESDKILNPAKTENIAFLVVGDAFGATTHADLFLRAKEKNIQIKIYHNASIMNAIGETGLELYKLGKTTSVVFDDNNWLPETPYNVINENLKRGLHTLCLLDIKVAEPTPENIRKELDKPEPPRFMTINKAIKILKKLEEKKQNKIISDETIGIGIARIGAEDQIIKTATLKELEQTNFGKEMHSLIIPGKLHEIEEQMINQHK